CGTTCTGACATTGCAACATATGGCAGACGCAAGGTTATTCTTGTTGACCACAACGAAACTCTGCAGTCAGCTCCTGGCATTGAAACTGCGCAAATTATGGAAATTGTTGACCATCATCGAATTGCAGATGTTACGACAACAGAACCAATAAAATTCTTGGGCCTTCCAATTGGTTCAACTGCAACTATTGTTTCTCTAGAGTTCGAAAAGCACAGAGTAACAATTCCGCCTCGCATTGCAGAGGTGCTTTTGTCGGCAATCATGACTGACACTTTGCTTCTGAAATCGCCAACGACTACTCATTCTGACAAAGAACAAGCCGAATATCTAGCTGACATTGTTGGTGTTGATGCTCTCGACTTTGGTCGTCAAGTGTTTGAAACACGCGGAAACGATGAAGAAATGGCGATTGACAAGCTGGTTGCTTCAGACGCTAAAGAATTTATGCTTGAGACCGACGTGATATTAGTTTGTGCGCATGAGACAACCAATCTTGATGCTGTCAAAGCTAGAGAAGACGAAATTCGTCAATACATGGATTTATTGCTTAAAACTAAGAAATATAAGTTTGTTCTGTTTATGGTTACCGATGTTATTGAAGAGGGTTCTCAATTCTATTGCGAGGGCGACCGAAAGGCTATGAACAGAGTGTTTGACATTGAGTGCAAGGGCAAAGGCGGAACCTGGATGCCCGGCATTGTTTCACGTAAAAAGCAAGTCGCGCCACGACTTTTAAGTTACATCAAATAAGGAGGAAAAATGGCTTGCATTACCGATGTGTTCGCCCGTGAGATTCTCGATTCTCGAGGAAATCCGACGGTGGAAGTCGACGTTCAGCTTGACGATGGTTCAGCTGGTCGTGCTGGAGTTCCCTCTGGCGCTTCTACTGGTGCATTCGAGGCTGTAGAGCTTCGTGATGGCGATAAAAAACGCTATCTTGGCAAGGGCACACAAAAGGCAGTCGAGAATGTAAACGGACCAATTGCCGACGAATTGATTGGCTGCGAGGCAGATGATCAGCGCTACGTCGATGAGCTAATGATTGCCCTTGACGGGACCGACAATAAAGGCAAACTTGGAGCTAATGCGTTGCTTGGAGCATCATTGGCGGTTGCAAAAGCGGCTGCGGAATCGGCAGGTCTTCCACTTTATAAATATATTGGTGGAGCAGCGGCCCACACTCTTCCTACACCGATGATGAACATCTTGAATGGCGGAGTTCATGCCGACAATAACGTTGACTTCCAGGAGTTTATGATTATGCCGGTTGGGGCCGAGTCTTTCGCAGAGGCTCTCCGCTGGTGCTCTGAGATTTATCACTCGCTCAAAAATGTTCTTCATGAAGAAGGCCTTGGCGGTGGCGTTGGCGATGAAGGTGGTTTTGCCCCAAATCTCAAGACGAACGAAGAGCCGCTTGAATGGATTGAGAAGGGCTGCGAGAAGGCTGGATATAAGCCTGGCAAAGACATCATGTTTGCAATGGATCCTGCTTCGACCGAGTTTTATGACGCTAAGAAGAAAAAGTATGTTCTTGCAGGCGAAGGCCGAGAACTCACAAGTGATGAAATGGTGGATTATTGGGAAGCTTTGGTTGACAAACACCCAATCATTTCGATTGAAGATGGAATGGCAGAAGAAGACTGGGAAGGATGGCAAAAACTCACCGAGCGCATTGGTGATCGAGTTCAGCTCGTTGGTGATGATCTGTTTGTAACTAATGCCGAACGTCTTGCAAAAGGAATTGAGCTTGGGTGTGCGAACGCGATTCTCATTAAGTTAAACCAAATTGGAACTTTAACTGAAACCCTTGAGACTATTGAACTAGCAAAAACCCATGGCTACACTTGCGTTATTTCTCATCGTTCTGGTGAGACAGAAGACACTACTCTTGCTGATTTGGCAGTTGCTGTAAACGCAGGTCAAATTAAAACAGGTGCACCTTGCAGAAGCGACCGTGTTGCAAAATACAATCAATTGTTAAGAATCGAAGAGCAGCTTGATTGTGAAGCAAAATATGCCGGCCAGGATGCTTTTTATAATCTTTAGGCATCTCGCTTTTTAACAAATGTGCTAAAGGCGTCTCGTTTTCGAGGCGCCTTTTTTGTCCTTCATTTTTTCTTTATCTAAATAGGTGAATATACTAATTTTGTCGATAAAGATAATCGCAGTTTTTATTCAAAAAAATCAATTTTGTTCATTTTTTAACCCTGTTTAGAAAAAAAGTAGCCTCTGAACTGGGAACTATTTTTTAAAAATGTACACTATTTGGTGTATGTAAAGTTGGAGGAGAACTATAATATAGATGTTCTGTTTTGTTCTGTCGGTAGTATCTGCAAAGGAGGGGAAAATGGATTTTATCGGATTTCTTAACGGCCCTGTCCTCGATGGGGTCAACACAATCAATGGAGTTCTAACCGACTATGTTTTGGTTGTTTTGTTGATTGCAACTGGACTTTACATCTCCATCAAAACAAAGTTTGTTCAAGTGCGTTGTTTTGGTGAAGGATGGAAAAGACTCTTTGGAAACTTCTCTCTTAAAGGTGAGAAAAAAGAAGGTCAGATGAGCTCGTTCCAATCATTGTGCACCGCTGTTGGTGGACAGGTTGGCACTGGCAACATCGTTGGTGTTTGCGGCGCTGTTCTCGTTGGCGGTCCTGGTTCAATTTTCTGGATTTGGATTATTGCTTTCTTCGGAATGGCAACAAACTACGCTGAAGCAACTCTTGCTCAGAAGACAAAGACCAAAGATGAAACAGGAGCTACTATTGGTGGTCCTGTTTACTACATCAAGGCAGCATTTAAAGGCGGCTTTGGCAAGTTCATGGCTGGATTCTTTGCTGTAGCTATCACTCTTGCTCTTGGCATCATGGGCTGCATGGTTCAATCAAACGCAATGGCTGGAGTTATTTCTTCAGCTTCTGGTGGGGTTATCCCTACATGGGTAGTCGGTGCAGTTGTTGTAGCTCTTTGCCTCTGGGTATTCCTCGGCGGCACAAACCGTCTCGCTGGCATCACTGAGAAAATTGTTCCTTTGATGGCTATTGGTTACATCGTTGGTGCACTTGCTGTTCTTCTCACGCACCTTCCACAATTGGTTGAGGCATTTGGTTTGATTTTCAAATATGCTTTCACTCCATGGAGTGCTGCTGGTGGCGTTGTTTTTGCTGTGTTTGCTGCAATTTCAAAAGGTGCAAACCGTGGTCTTTTTGCAAATGAGGCTGGCATGGGTTCAACACCACATGCTCATGCGTTGGCAGAAGTTGAAAAGCCACATGATCAGGGCACAGTTGCTATGATGGGCGTGTTTATTTGCACCTATTTCGTAGTTACTTTGACTGGTCTTGTTGTTGTCACAACACTCTTCACAGGCGACGGTGCTGTTGCCCAAGCAATCGCTACACAAGGTGCTGACGGTCTTGCACAATTTAGCAAGAACACACTTGCACAGCAAGTATTTGCTACTTTGTTCACTGCAGGCCCTGCTAACTGGTTTGTTGCAATTGCATTGTTCTTCTTTGCATTCTCAACAATCATTGCTTGGAACCTCTTTGGAAAAATCAACATTACATATCTGTTTGGCAAGAAGGCAGTTGCTCCATTCTGCATCATTGCATGCATCTGCATGTTCATTGGTTCAATGGTAGAGTCTGATCTTGTTTGGGCGCTCGCCGACTTGTTTAATATGATTATGGTTATTCCAAACGTTGCAGCTATCATCGCTCTTGGTGGTGTGGTTGGAAAGATTGCTCTTGGAAAAGACAATTCTTTTGGCATGGAAGAAAAATAGGCCTGTAATTACGATTTTGCAATTATTCTAATTTCTCGCAGAGAATATCTCACAGAACAGTTCATGACCCGGGTTCCAACTCGGGTCATTTTTTTATCAGCAAAGCGGAGTGTCAGCTTTGATTACCCAACAAGATTTTCCAACAAGATTTTTATTCACGGTTAAGCGTTTTTCTGTGTCATGATTCACGGGGGAAAGCAATGTTGTGCGTTTAAAATAATTTTTTAGAACACTATTTAGCTGCATGCGTTACAGAATAACTGTTCACTTGGGCCTTTTTTTGTTTCTAGCGTTTGACTTAAACACGCCAGCGTGAGTTTTGTTGACCCTAATGCACACTTTGAGCGTTCACGCTGTTGGGAAGGTGTTTTGTTTGGTGCTTCAATGAACCACACTTATTGAGATTAAGTGCTTTTCTTTTCTTAGTAGTGAGTAGGAAGGCAAGTGTTGCAGGTTATGGCACAATTTTCTTATGAAAGAAACGGTTGAAATTTTAAGAATGGCCTATGGTAGGGGTGCTGTCGCAAAGTTAAGCAATGGTAAGACTGTCTTTGTGAAAGGCGGAATTCCTGGCGAGATGTGTGAAATTGAAATACTTGAAGATCACGAGCGCTTTGCAGTTGCAAGAATTGTTAGTAGGGGAGTTCGAGCTGAAGAAATTCCTGGTGCTGACTGGGCAGACCTCTCCTATAAATTGCAGTTAGTTTACAAAAAGAGCGTCGTGCGAGATGCACTTGTTAGGAATGGAAGATTCGACGAAGGATTCGTTGATTCAGTTCTTCAAGATGTTGTCGCTTCAGAGAACGAGTGGAACTATCGTAACAAGATTGAACTTGCCTGGATTTCTGGGCGTTTGGGCATGATGGATGAGGGGACGAACAATTTCGTTACAGTTAAGTCATTTCCGCTTGCTTCAAAAGCAATTGAGAAATCGCCAGGAGCACTTGCAGGTTCTTTAAAATTTGCGCTTCATGGCGATGAGTGTGGGCTTTTTAGAGTCGGAATTCGCCACAGTGAGCGAACAGGTGATGTTCAGGTTGCTCTTTGGACAACTCCTGGATGGTTTCCGCGCCACGAAGTTTCAAGAGTTGTTCAGGATGCAGTTGGTGCAACTTCAGTTGTCAGGATTATTGCAGAAGGTGGCAAGGCGAGAAGAATTAAGCAAGTCGAAGTTCTTTCTGGCGATCCTCTTTGGCGTGAAAATTTGTCTGCTATCAAATATGGAGTTTCGGCCCCTTCGTTCTTCCAAGTCAACACTAATCAGGCTGAGGTGCTTCAACGGCTTGTGATTAAAGCTATTGAGCAAGACATTGATTTAAAAAAAAGCAATGGCACCCAGGCGTCTTACACTGAAAGAGGATCTTCTTTAGGGGAGCACTCGACTTCTTGTTTTGAGAGTTCGAGCAACGAAGTGAAGGCATCGCGCGTTGGAGAAGCCCACATTTTTTGTGATGATGGCAAAGATGCTAAATCACCTCATTTGATTAGACGAATTGCCGATTTTTACTGCGGATGTGGTACGTTTACCCTCCCACTTGTAAAAGCTGGATTTGATGTTGTGGGGGTTGAATTAGCTGGATCATCTACTAGGGATTTAAAGAAAAATCTCGACAGCAATCGTTTGTCAGCAAAAGTGATTTGTGACGATGTTAGGTTTGCTTTAAAAAAGATGCCAGACTTTGATGCATGTGTCGTTGATCCTCCAAAATCCGGTCTCGATAAAGAAGTCGTCAACATGTTGATTAAGAGGGAACCAAAAAAGATTGTATATGTGAGCTGCGACCCAATGACACTTGCGCGCGACCTAAAACGATTTTGTGAAGCTGGCTATTCTGTTAACGAGGTAACGCCTGTTGACATGTTTCCGCAAACACATCATGTGGAGACGGTAGCTCTTCTATCTCGGTAATTTGCGTCGAAGTCTTTAATACCGGTTTTTATCAGCCCGAAGGACGTGGGACTGCCGAAGCATAAACCGCAGTCGACGTATGAGAACATCCGCGATTACGTCCAGAAAACGTATGTACTGAAGGTCAGCTCCTTGTACGCCGCGCAGACGAAGGACGAGTGCTGACTTGAAACGCAGACCGACAGGTCAGACGAAAAGGAGCAACCGAAATTGCTGCCTGAGAAGCGCGAGGCGATTCTGGATGCGTTCCGTCATTTCGGACTCATGGGAGAAGACGAGGGTTGCTACTCCGACTGGAACCACGTCGAGGGACGTCGATCCGCTGATGTGCATGAGCAAGACGGTGTTCAAGAACGGTCGGGTGAGTATTGTTTACGTGATGAACGGGTGGAATCGTTTCAAGGCGGCCTGCGATTTCATGGAGTGGTTCGAGGGTCTGGCGAGCTACCGGACGGTGGCCATGCTGCCCCAGTCTGGGGCGTTCGTTCTGGCTGGAGCCGCTTGCAAGTCCGTGCTCGAGTTTGACCGACGCGACAAGCCTGCGAAGGCGACTCTTGTTCTGGTGGAAGCGGCGGGAGAAGCTGCGGTGTTCCGAAGGAATAACCGCAGGTCAGAGGCGTGTTGCGTATGGATAAAAGATTATCTACGATGTATAAATGTGCAAATGATTAAAGGAGGTCTAGCCGTGGCGAACATGTTCAAGAAAAATGCTGCCGACCGCGAGGCCGAGCAGAAGAAGATAGAGAAGGCCATCGTCGTCGACGAGACTGCGGACGAGAAGCGCACCACCCTCTCGCTGTCGCTCACCGCGAGCGACAAGAAGGCGCTCAAGATGATGGCTGCTGAGAAGGAAACGACGATTGCTGCAATCATCCACGAGTGGGTGCAGGAGCATCTTGAGGAGGAGAGCGAGTAAATGGCTGGAAACACAAGCCTTAGTGCAGCAAAAGATGCCAAGAACGACGAGTTCTATACACAATACAGCGATATTGAAGCAGAGATGAATGCTTATGTTGAGTTCAATCCTGACGTGTTTCGCGGTAAGAAGATTTTGCTTCCGTGCGATGACCCTGAGTGGTCGAACTTCACGAAGTATTTTGCAGCTAATTTTGAACGATTCGGTCTAAAAAAGCTGATTAGCACGTCCTATGCGAAGGGCGCTGGAAATAAGCAGCTGACACTGTTTGAAATGGATTCTCCGCTTTATGATGCTGACAAGCATGACGACCACGGAAAGGTTTTTACGCTTACGTGCGACAAGGACGGCTCTGGCCGCGTGGATACAGACGACATCGAGTTTTCGGGATACCTCGAAGGGGACGGTGATTTCCGTTCTGCAGAGGTCAAGGCACTGCGTGATGAAGCGGACATCATCATCACGAATCCACCTTTTTCGCTGTTCCGCGAGTTTTTGGGATGGATTATGGAGGCAGGGAAACGATTTGTAATCCTTGGCAATATGAATGCTATTCCTTATAAAGAGGTTTTTCCATATTTGAAAAACAATGAAATCTGGCTTGGTTACAAGTCGCTGAATCAGGACATGTATTTCGACGTGCCCGAAGAGCGCCGTCAGTGGCTTCTTGAAAACAAGAAGGAAGGCTCGGCATACAAGATTATCGACGGCGTGGTTATGGGCCGCTTGGCTTCTGCGTGCTGGTTTACGAACTTAGACCACGGTAAGCGTCATCAGCCGTTGTTGCTCGATACGATTGAGCACAATTTGAAATTCAACAAGCGATTGCGCAAGAAATTTGAAAAGGAATATGGCGCGGTTGAATACCGTAAATATGATAATTATGACGCCATAGAGATTCCTTTTACTGAATGCATTCCATCGAATTATGACGGCGTGATGGGTGTTCCGATTACGTTCATGGATAAGTATTGTCCTGAGCAATTTGAAATTATCTGGCAAGCAAGTGGTAATGCTTATGCCAATGCACCGGCCGATATTTTGCAGGAACTGAAATTTGACCCCACCGTGAAATATGGAGGCGGATTGGGAACAGCTGTACTTAATGGAAAAGCAAGGTATTCACGCATTCTCATTCGTTCGAAGAAAGGAGGTAATGCCTAATGAAGACAACTTTGCACACGGATTGGACGGTCGGTGACGTCTGCAAGGGTTTCGTGTTTGACCGCAACGAGGGCAAGGGGCTGTTCGGCCTCGACGGGCAGCTCATCATTCAGCCCGAGTATCAGCGCAACTATATCTATGGCGACGGCAAGCGCGACGTGGCCGTTGTCGAGTCCTTGTTGAAGAGCTATCCGCTCGGCCTGATTTACTTCGTGAAGAATGCTGACGGGATGTACGAGGTTCTGGACGGACAGCAGCGCATCACGTCTTTTGCCCGCTACGTGAACAAGTCATGGCCGTTCGCCGTTGAGCTGGACGGCAAGCCCCGCTATTTCGACAGTCTGGATGCTAACCAGCAGAAGCTCATTGTTGACGCGCCTTTGACCATCTATGTTTGCGAGGGCGAACCGTCGGAGATACAGGCATGGTTCGAGACTATCAACATCGCCGGAGTGCCGCTCGTGAAGCAGGAGATGCGCAACGCAGCCTATCATGGGCCGTTCGTGACGAAGGCGCGCGAGGTGTTCTCCAACATGGGTAACGCCAACATGAACCGTTGGCAGACATACGTTTCGGGAGACCCGAAGCGTCAGGCGATTCTCGAAACCGCGCTTGAGTGGGTCAGCGATGGCAATATCGACGACTATATGGCGCAGCACCGCTACGACGTCGATATTGACGAGCTGAAGAACCATTTCGATACGGTCATCGACTGGGTGGATTCCGTATTCGAGTACACGGGAAGCGAGATTTGCGGGCGCGAATGGGGTCGGCTGTACCGCGAGTACCACAAGAACGCCTACTCGAAGGACACGGTAGCCAAACGTGTGAATGCCCTGCTCGATGACTCACAAGTCGGCGATAAAAAGGGCATCTTCGAGTACGTGCTGGGCGGCGAGAAGGATTCCCGCCTGCTCAACGTCCGCGTGTTCGACAAGAAAACCATTAAGGCGGTCTATCGCAAGCAGACAGCTGCGGCGGACGCTCAGGGCGTGTCGAACTGTCCACTGTGTGCCATCGGGCACGATGCAAACGCGAAGCGCATCTACAAGGAGTCCGAGATGGACGCCGACCATGTGACCGCATGGAGCAAGGACGGCGCTACGGACGAGGCGAACTGCCAGATGCTCTGCAAGACGCATAACCGTGCGAAGGGCAACCGATAGCGAGCATGCAAAGCCCGTCGCCCTTTTGGGCAGCGGGCTTTATGATTAAATACGTATTTACGCAATTCATCATATAGAAGAAACTTACGTGAAAACCTATAAGCAGAAATTACGGGAGGAGTGAACCTATGGCACGAAAAAATCTCAAGACATCTGATGCCACCCATCCACTCTCCTGCATCCTGTACATCCGCGTCTCAACCCCACCGATAGGAGCTACGGGTGCAAGTTCAACGACCTGCAAAGGCGTCTGAGCGACTTGTGTGGCCGCGACGCCGGACTTGGCGGGGCGCGTTGGATGAGGCGCAGGCTAAGATGACCACTGCCGAGAAGCGCATGGGCGGAGAGCGCAGGCTTCTGGAAGAGCTTGACCGCCTCCCCGAGCTGCTGGAAGGTGCGGACGAGCAGACTCGCTTCGACCTTATCCATGAGGCCGTGAGCGAGGTGCATATCCTGCCAGACAAGAACTCGCGCAAGGAGCGTGTGGTTGCCAACCTGACCTTCAAGTGCCCCGTGCGCTTCTTCTGGGAAGAGATTCCCGGCATAGCCGATGCATATACGCCGATGATGCCCGATTCTCTGGGTGAGAATAGCTTCCGAGATGACGAGGCACACGTCAAGACGATGGCCTCCCTCCAGCCCGCCGTATTATTATAGGTAGAAATAGCACTTGGACATATTTCCGCAAACGGAGAACAGATGTAAAAGCGCCGTTTTTCGGCTTTGAGCAGTTCCCGCGAATGGACGGAATTGTGTACGGAATCCAGACATTCAGGTGCTTTTCTCGTGCCACTTCGAGACGGCTGTTTCGATGGCGCGTTGAATTAGTTAACTGGGTTAAGATGTGAAATCGATATAATTCCTCATAAAAGTTACTTCGGCAATATGGAAGGAATCATGATTATGAACTACATCCACGTTACCAAAGACAACATCGACAAGGAACACATCTGCTGTGCCATGTCAGGCAAACAAAGTCTTGCAAAGAAAGAATGGCTTAGACAACACTTCGAAGAGGGTCTTGTTTTCTATCGAGCCGATGCGAGAGGCAAATGCTTTGTTGAATACATTCCTGCTGAGAGTGCATGGATTCCAATCGACGCCGACGGTTATTTTTACATCAATTGTCTTTGGGTTTCTGGTTCTATGAAGGGGCATGGTTATTCTGGAGAACTAATGAATGAATGCATCCGGCACGCCAAAGATGAGCGCAAGCATGGGATTTGCATTCTTTGTGCTGAAGGGCGCAAACGTGAATATCTTGCTGATCCAAAGTTCCTAAAACACTGGGGTTTTGAAGTTGCAGATGTCTCAGATTGTGGAATTAATCTAATGTATTTACCTTTTAACCCAAAGGCAAAAACGCCAAAGTTTAAGGAATGTGCAAAACATCCAAAGGTAAATGAGCAAGGATTCGTTCTTTTCTACACTGATCAATGCCCTTTTACTTGTTATTGGGTCCCTCGTGTTGAAGAAGTTGCGAAAGAACGTGGGATTCCATTCAGAGCAGTTCACATTACCGACAGAGAATCTGCGCAAAGTGTTCCTGCTCCGGTGACTACATATGCCCTTTTCTTTAATGGGAAATTTGTGACGCAGAGCATTCAGTCTGACAAGAAGTTTTTAAAACTTGCTGCCAAGCTTGACGATTCCACAACTGGGTAGGTGAGCATCGAGCTTTTCGGTCTAGTTTTGAGACTTGTTCTTGCCTGCATTCTAATCGCTTTTGAACAATAGGAATTCCTCCAATAAGCTTTGTTTTTTGGAAAGCTAACTAGTTAGAGTTTTTACTGCC
This portion of the Phoenicibacter congonensis genome encodes:
- a CDS encoding putative manganese-dependent inorganic diphosphatase, whose protein sequence is MTEKVLVFGHRNPDNDSISSAVAYCYLKNKLSARKERYHFDEAGYEYIPARLGDMPVESEWVLRKNGFETPVLITHVYPRVCDVMTENPISVHRKTTMLEAGRLLRKHNIRSLVVEDDDRKFCGLISTRNIAERYVEATDVVDYENYSKGDVAKSLEDSLGQYVEELMSTDVYTMDKDVVLRDAIQELMASALREGVALDEGGHAVGIVTRSDIATYGRRKVILVDHNETLQSAPGIETAQIMEIVDHHRIADVTTTEPIKFLGLPIGSTATIVSLEFEKHRVTIPPRIAEVLLSAIMTDTLLLKSPTTTHSDKEQAEYLADIVGVDALDFGRQVFETRGNDEEMAIDKLVASDAKEFMLETDVILVCAHETTNLDAVKAREDEIRQYMDLLLKTKKYKFVLFMVTDVIEEGSQFYCEGDRKAMNRVFDIECKGKGGTWMPGIVSRKKQVAPRLLSYIK
- the eno gene encoding phosphopyruvate hydratase — its product is MACITDVFAREILDSRGNPTVEVDVQLDDGSAGRAGVPSGASTGAFEAVELRDGDKKRYLGKGTQKAVENVNGPIADELIGCEADDQRYVDELMIALDGTDNKGKLGANALLGASLAVAKAAAESAGLPLYKYIGGAAAHTLPTPMMNILNGGVHADNNVDFQEFMIMPVGAESFAEALRWCSEIYHSLKNVLHEEGLGGGVGDEGGFAPNLKTNEEPLEWIEKGCEKAGYKPGKDIMFAMDPASTEFYDAKKKKYVLAGEGRELTSDEMVDYWEALVDKHPIISIEDGMAEEDWEGWQKLTERIGDRVQLVGDDLFVTNAERLAKGIELGCANAILIKLNQIGTLTETLETIELAKTHGYTCVISHRSGETEDTTLADLAVAVNAGQIKTGAPCRSDRVAKYNQLLRIEEQLDCEAKYAGQDAFYNL
- a CDS encoding sodium:alanine symporter family protein, translated to MDFIGFLNGPVLDGVNTINGVLTDYVLVVLLIATGLYISIKTKFVQVRCFGEGWKRLFGNFSLKGEKKEGQMSSFQSLCTAVGGQVGTGNIVGVCGAVLVGGPGSIFWIWIIAFFGMATNYAEATLAQKTKTKDETGATIGGPVYYIKAAFKGGFGKFMAGFFAVAITLALGIMGCMVQSNAMAGVISSASGGVIPTWVVGAVVVALCLWVFLGGTNRLAGITEKIVPLMAIGYIVGALAVLLTHLPQLVEAFGLIFKYAFTPWSAAGGVVFAVFAAISKGANRGLFANEAGMGSTPHAHALAEVEKPHDQGTVAMMGVFICTYFVVTLTGLVVVTTLFTGDGAVAQAIATQGADGLAQFSKNTLAQQVFATLFTAGPANWFVAIALFFFAFSTIIAWNLFGKINITYLFGKKAVAPFCIIACICMFIGSMVESDLVWALADLFNMIMVIPNVAAIIALGGVVGKIALGKDNSFGMEEK
- a CDS encoding class I SAM-dependent RNA methyltransferase; protein product: MKETVEILRMAYGRGAVAKLSNGKTVFVKGGIPGEMCEIEILEDHERFAVARIVSRGVRAEEIPGADWADLSYKLQLVYKKSVVRDALVRNGRFDEGFVDSVLQDVVASENEWNYRNKIELAWISGRLGMMDEGTNNFVTVKSFPLASKAIEKSPGALAGSLKFALHGDECGLFRVGIRHSERTGDVQVALWTTPGWFPRHEVSRVVQDAVGATSVVRIIAEGGKARRIKQVEVLSGDPLWRENLSAIKYGVSAPSFFQVNTNQAEVLQRLVIKAIEQDIDLKKSNGTQASYTERGSSLGEHSTSCFESSSNEVKASRVGEAHIFCDDGKDAKSPHLIRRIADFYCGCGTFTLPLVKAGFDVVGVELAGSSTRDLKKNLDSNRLSAKVICDDVRFALKKMPDFDACVVDPPKSGLDKEVVNMLIKREPKKIVYVSCDPMTLARDLKRFCEAGYSVNEVTPVDMFPQTHHVETVALLSR
- a CDS encoding adenine-specific methyltransferase EcoRI family protein, with the translated sequence MAGNTSLSAAKDAKNDEFYTQYSDIEAEMNAYVEFNPDVFRGKKILLPCDDPEWSNFTKYFAANFERFGLKKLISTSYAKGAGNKQLTLFEMDSPLYDADKHDDHGKVFTLTCDKDGSGRVDTDDIEFSGYLEGDGDFRSAEVKALRDEADIIITNPPFSLFREFLGWIMEAGKRFVILGNMNAIPYKEVFPYLKNNEIWLGYKSLNQDMYFDVPEERRQWLLENKKEGSAYKIIDGVVMGRLASACWFTNLDHGKRHQPLLLDTIEHNLKFNKRLRKKFEKEYGAVEYRKYDNYDAIEIPFTECIPSNYDGVMGVPITFMDKYCPEQFEIIWQASGNAYANAPADILQELKFDPTVKYGGGLGTAVLNGKARYSRILIRSKKGGNA
- a CDS encoding DUF262 domain-containing protein, producing MKTTLHTDWTVGDVCKGFVFDRNEGKGLFGLDGQLIIQPEYQRNYIYGDGKRDVAVVESLLKSYPLGLIYFVKNADGMYEVLDGQQRITSFARYVNKSWPFAVELDGKPRYFDSLDANQQKLIVDAPLTIYVCEGEPSEIQAWFETINIAGVPLVKQEMRNAAYHGPFVTKAREVFSNMGNANMNRWQTYVSGDPKRQAILETALEWVSDGNIDDYMAQHRYDVDIDELKNHFDTVIDWVDSVFEYTGSEICGREWGRLYREYHKNAYSKDTVAKRVNALLDDSQVGDKKGIFEYVLGGEKDSRLLNVRVFDKKTIKAVYRKQTAAADAQGVSNCPLCAIGHDANAKRIYKESEMDADHVTAWSKDGATDEANCQMLCKTHNRAKGNR
- a CDS encoding N-acetyltransferase, translating into MEGIMIMNYIHVTKDNIDKEHICCAMSGKQSLAKKEWLRQHFEEGLVFYRADARGKCFVEYIPAESAWIPIDADGYFYINCLWVSGSMKGHGYSGELMNECIRHAKDERKHGICILCAEGRKREYLADPKFLKHWGFEVADVSDCGINLMYLPFNPKAKTPKFKECAKHPKVNEQGFVLFYTDQCPFTCYWVPRVEEVAKERGIPFRAVHITDRESAQSVPAPVTTYALFFNGKFVTQSIQSDKKFLKLAAKLDDSTTG